A window of the Diabrotica undecimpunctata isolate CICGRU chromosome 1, icDiaUnde3, whole genome shotgun sequence genome harbors these coding sequences:
- the LOC140434094 gene encoding uncharacterized protein: MGEYGFPTNARELKNIIKNYLNRCGRDVKIFKDNFPGEDLIKKIMVRYPEISLRFAENIKRVRAGVDENILRSFFENLAVELGGVAPTNIWNCDETNLTVDPGKKKVIVKRGCKYPGLIRNASKTSVSIMFCGNGKGELLPPYVNYRAAKMWTTWAENGPKGCRYNASSSGWLDANIFADWLGQVPVGAYVKKLNGKKVLLYENLSSHITVHALQLCRENDNHLICLPPNSTHLAQPTDVAFFRPLKIA, encoded by the coding sequence ATGGGAGAGTATGGGTTCCCTACTAACGCAAGGGAACTAAAAAAcattatcaaaaattatttaaaccgttGTGGAAGAGATGTCAAAATTTTCAAGGATAACTTCCCTGGAGAGGATTTGATCAAAAAAATTATGGTGAGATATCCTGAAATTTCCCTACGTTTTGCAGAAAATATTAAACGTGTACGAGCAGGAGTTGATGAAAACATATTGAGAAGCTTTTTCGAAAATCTGGCAGTCGAGTTAGGCGGCGTTGCTCCAACAAATATATGGAATTGTGATGAAACTAATCTCACTGTTGATCCCGGCAAAAAGAAAGTCATTGTCAAGAGAGGTTGCAAGTATCCAGGACTAATTAGAAACGCTTCAAAGACCTCTGTGTCCATTATGTTCTGTGGAAACGGCAAAGGTGAACTTTTACCACCCTATGTTAATTACCGGGCTGCTAAAATGTGGACTACTTGGGCTGAGAATGGGCCAAAAGGATGCCGCTACAACGCTAGCAGTTCCGGATGgttggatgcaaatatttttgcagATTGGCTTGGCCAGGTACCAGTTGGTGCCTATGTTAAGAAGCTGAATGGTAAAAAGGTATTACTATACGAAAACCTCTCTTCGCATATTACAGTACATGCACTTCAACTCTGTCGTGAAAACGACAATCATTTAATTTGTCTGCCTCCAAACAGTACACATTTGGCGCAACCTACAGACGTGGCTTTTTTTCGGCCCCTAAAAATAGCCTGA